One window of Mixophyes fleayi isolate aMixFle1 chromosome 3, aMixFle1.hap1, whole genome shotgun sequence genomic DNA carries:
- the COX7A2 gene encoding cytochrome c oxidase subunit 7A2, mitochondrial, with amino-acid sequence MFRHLLALRPVSQRTLGTSSRRSLQNKVAEKQKLFQADNGLPVHLKAGLGDALLYRLTMGLTLFGTLYSVFEIVKASFPQKQK; translated from the exons ATGTTTCGTCACCTTCTG GCCCTCCGTCCGGTTTCTCAGCGGACTCTAGGCACTTCTTCCCGGAGGTCGCTGCAAAACAAGGTGGCAGAGAAGCAGAAGCTCTTTCAG GCAGATAATGGCCTTCCAGTACATCTAAAGGCGGGGCTTGGTGATGCTTTATTGTACAGACTGACCATGGGGTTAACCCTTTTTG gGACCTTGTATTCCGTATTTGAGATTGTCAAGGCTTCATTTCCACAAAAGCAGAAATGA